The Arctopsyche grandis isolate Sample6627 chromosome 10, ASM5162203v2, whole genome shotgun sequence genome window below encodes:
- the LOC143917869 gene encoding uncharacterized protein LOC143917869: MELCQCCMSDDGLAKATGEPQDLVAACFSIQLMDDKTYDIPRFVCNTCIRRLKESYSFRCQIEDTQLKLKNAYSKRSPKEVQVEYVTDDEIIKTEYLSDDSQINYDNSSENFEIQTMEDFEDKQLFKGKPNKQNKRNKRTYKNNGSEEDSTLAPIYCKEEFSPATIRKLHNSNTKKRKRPKDMSREETVHYKRLCNRYRYAKAIPFKLDESAVVCHLCNEAFTTHKFLVSHMATHYPNHICDLCGKSFVLKTHLLGHIRTHDSEKVSCSVCNKLLKKSSMTRHLRTHSGNNEVYACPHCPDRFVSFSTRVNHLAKMHNVDIFKYHCKICSKKFHLANSLSKHVRRCHFQELNATCEECGKGFFDKKSLTEHMLKHTGEKNFQCKICLKSYARKCTLREHVKIHDNVKKSHQCTVCDKIFTHRGSLKTHVWKVHQHSKEEFGI; encoded by the exons ATGGAGTTGTGTCAGTGTTGTATGTCTGACGATGGGTTGGCGAAGGCCACCGGAGAACCACAGGATCTAGTAGCTGCTTGCTTCTCAATTCAG ctTATGGATGATAAAACATATGATATTCCACGTTTCGTATGCAACACATGTATCAGGAGGTTGAAAGAAAGTTACTCCTTCAGATGTCAGATTGAAGATACAcagttgaaattgaaaaatgcaTATTCAAAAAGAAGTCCAAAAGAAGTTCAAG ttgAATACGTGACGGATGATGAAATTATCAAGACTGAGTATTTGAGCGATGATTCACAAATAAACTATGACAATTCcagtgaaaattttgaaatacaaaCAATGGAAGACTTTGAAGATAAACAGTTGTTTAAAGGAAAGCCCAATAAACAGAATAAAAGAAACAAGCGAACTTACAAGAACAACGGTTCTGAAGAAGATTCAACACTGGCGCCTATATATTGCAAAGAAGAATTTTCCCCGGCTACGATAAGAAAATTACACAATTCCAATACTAAGAAGAGGAAACGACCAAAAGACATGTCTAGGGAGGAGACCGTTCATTACAAACGATTGTGTAATCGTTACCGATACGCTAAAGCTATTCCTTTTAAATTAGACGAGTCGGCCGTTGTTTGTCATCTATGCAACGAAGCATTCACCACTCATAAATTTCTAGTATCTCACATGGCGACACACTATCCGAACCACATTTGCGATCTGTGCGGAAAGTCGTTCGTCTTGAAGACGCATCTCTTAGGCCACATTCGGACGCACGACTCGGAGAAAGTCTCCTGCTCCGTATGCAACAAACTCTTGAAAAAATCGAGCATGACCCGACATCTGAGAACGCACTCCGGCAACAACGAAGTGTATGCTTGTCCGCACTGTCCCGACCGATTCGTCTCTTTCAGCACCCGTGTGAATCACCTGGCCAAGATGCACAACGTTgacatatttaaatatcactGTAAAATCTGCTCCAAGAAATTCCATCTAGCCAACAGTCTGTCGAAGCACGTGCGACGATGTCATTTCCAAGAGTTGAACGCGACTTGCGAAGAGTGCGGTAAGGGATTCTTCGATAAGAAATCTCTCACCGAGCATATGCTAAAGCATACGGGCGAGAAAAACTTCCAATGTAAAATCTGTTTGAAGTCTTACGCTAGGAAATGCACCCTCAGAGAGCACGTTAAAATTCACGACAACGTCAAAAAGAGTCACCAATGCACTGTTTGTGATAAAATCTTCACGCATCGGGGCTCGTTGAAAACCCACGTGTGGAAAGTGCATCAGCATTCCAAAGAAGAATTTGGAATATAG